From a region of the Polynucleobacter corsicus genome:
- a CDS encoding acyl-CoA dehydrogenase, whose amino-acid sequence MPYVAPVKEMLFVMNELAGLSEVVSYPSYAEAGADVDLAPAILEESAKFNQDVVAPLNWPSDQHPSSLKDGVVTTSPGFKEAFEQFATAGWQGVVHPAEFGGQGLPKLIATACFEMVHSASLSFALCPMLTDGAIEALLTAASPEIKERYVPKMISGEWTGSMCLTEPQAGSDLSMVRSRAVPDADGTYKVFATKIYITYGEHDMAKNIVHLVLARTPDAPEGVKGISLFVVPKFLVNADGSLGERNDVHCVSIEHKLGIKASPTAVLQFGDHSGAIGYLVGEENRGLEYMFVMMNAARFAVGMQGIAVAERAYQKAVQYAKDRVQSRDLEGSPGPVAIIHQPDVKRMLMTMRGNIEASRALAYYAAAAYDAQHASPDEVARKQNQAVYEFLVPIVKGFSTEMSIDAASLGVQVHGGMGFIEETGAAQHYRDARILTIYEGTTAIQANDLIGRKTVRDGGATAKLFSDRIQQTEKDLASSGTADAKAVLKQLTPAREAFEVSVAYIVANAKTDIKAVYAGSFAYLRLCGLVFGAWQMARALLAAQELRAGDPNFYDAKIATARFFAENLLPQSQALATSILESGQSTNALTAEQF is encoded by the coding sequence ATGCCGTATGTAGCCCCAGTAAAAGAAATGCTATTTGTGATGAACGAACTAGCGGGGCTATCTGAAGTTGTTTCTTATCCTTCTTATGCTGAGGCCGGCGCTGATGTAGATTTAGCGCCAGCGATTTTGGAAGAGTCTGCTAAATTTAATCAAGATGTTGTGGCACCCCTCAACTGGCCTAGCGATCAACATCCTAGCTCATTGAAGGATGGTGTCGTCACTACTTCTCCTGGCTTTAAAGAGGCTTTTGAGCAATTTGCTACAGCAGGTTGGCAAGGCGTTGTGCACCCTGCAGAATTTGGTGGTCAAGGTTTACCAAAACTGATTGCCACGGCGTGCTTTGAGATGGTTCACTCTGCAAGTCTGTCATTTGCTTTATGCCCCATGTTGACTGATGGCGCGATTGAAGCTTTGTTAACTGCAGCAAGCCCCGAGATAAAAGAGCGTTATGTACCTAAGATGATCTCTGGGGAATGGACTGGATCCATGTGTCTCACAGAGCCTCAAGCAGGTTCCGATCTATCGATGGTGCGTTCTCGCGCTGTCCCTGATGCTGATGGTACATACAAAGTCTTTGCAACCAAGATTTACATCACCTATGGTGAGCACGACATGGCAAAAAATATTGTCCATCTCGTATTAGCTAGAACGCCAGATGCTCCGGAAGGTGTGAAGGGTATTTCTTTGTTCGTAGTGCCGAAGTTCTTGGTGAATGCAGATGGCTCACTAGGTGAGCGTAATGATGTGCACTGCGTCTCGATTGAGCACAAGCTGGGTATTAAGGCCAGCCCAACTGCAGTCTTGCAGTTTGGTGATCATAGTGGCGCAATTGGCTACTTGGTTGGTGAAGAAAATCGTGGCCTGGAATATATGTTCGTCATGATGAACGCGGCCCGCTTTGCAGTGGGTATGCAGGGCATTGCTGTTGCCGAGCGCGCCTATCAAAAAGCAGTCCAGTACGCCAAAGACCGTGTTCAGAGTCGTGATCTAGAGGGCTCTCCAGGTCCCGTAGCCATTATTCATCAGCCAGACGTGAAGCGGATGTTAATGACTATGCGTGGCAACATTGAGGCATCTAGAGCCTTGGCATATTACGCTGCAGCTGCTTACGATGCACAGCATGCCTCGCCAGATGAAGTGGCTCGCAAGCAGAATCAAGCGGTATATGAATTCCTAGTGCCGATTGTGAAAGGCTTTTCGACTGAGATGTCGATCGACGCTGCGAGTTTGGGTGTTCAGGTACATGGCGGTATGGGCTTTATCGAAGAGACGGGTGCAGCACAACACTATCGTGATGCTCGTATCCTGACTATTTATGAAGGCACCACAGCGATTCAGGCAAATGATTTGATTGGTAGAAAGACAGTGCGTGATGGTGGCGCAACTGCGAAGCTGTTCTCGGACAGAATCCAGCAAACTGAAAAAGATTTAGCAAGCAGTGGCACCGCAGATGCAAAAGCAGTATTGAAGCAGCTAACCCCCGCGCGTGAAGCGTTCGAAGTTTCAGTGGCTTACATTGTGGCTAATGCAAAAACAGATATCAAGGCAGTGTATGCAGGTAGTTTTGCGTACTTGCGTTTATGTGGTTTGGTATTTGGCGCATGGCAAATGGCACGCGCTTTACTGGCCGCACAAGAGTTGCGTGCAGGAGATCCGAATTTCTATGACGCCAAGATTGCCACGGCACGCTTCTTTGCAGAAAATCTATTGCCCCAATCTCAAGCTCTTGCGACTTCGATCTTAGAGAGTGGTCAATCCACTAATGCGCTGACAGCGGAGCAGTTTTAA
- a CDS encoding electron transfer flavoprotein subunit alpha/FixB family protein yields MAALVIAEHDNQSLKAATLNAVAAALQCSPEVDVLIVGSSADAAVSAATQIAGVRKVIQVDAASLADQLAEPLAAQILSIANSYSHILAPATANGKNALPRVAAKLDVAQLSDVTKVVSPDTFERPIYAGNAIATVQSADPIKVMTVRTTGFDPVAASGGSAAVEKQTATEVSGGSSFVGRELTKSDRPELTAAKIIVSGGRGLGSGEKYQEIIAPLADKLGAALGASRAAVDAGYVPNDYQVGQTGKIVAPQLYVAIGISGAIQHLAGMKDSKVIVAINKDPEAPIFSVADYGLVADLNTAVPELTNLLG; encoded by the coding sequence ATGGCCGCACTTGTTATTGCTGAACACGATAATCAATCCTTAAAGGCTGCTACGCTCAATGCCGTAGCGGCTGCTTTGCAGTGCTCCCCTGAGGTGGATGTGTTGATAGTTGGTAGTAGTGCTGATGCTGCCGTTTCTGCTGCCACTCAAATCGCTGGGGTGCGTAAAGTAATTCAAGTGGATGCTGCATCTTTAGCTGATCAACTCGCTGAACCCTTAGCTGCGCAGATTCTCTCTATTGCCAATAGTTATAGTCATATCCTGGCACCGGCAACTGCTAACGGTAAGAATGCCTTGCCACGCGTTGCTGCTAAGTTAGATGTAGCTCAGTTATCGGATGTCACTAAAGTTGTCTCACCTGACACCTTTGAGCGTCCAATTTATGCGGGCAATGCGATTGCTACCGTGCAATCTGCTGACCCAATCAAAGTGATGACGGTTCGCACCACTGGATTTGATCCTGTTGCTGCAAGCGGTGGATCGGCTGCAGTAGAAAAGCAAACTGCTACAGAGGTTTCTGGTGGTTCCTCCTTTGTGGGTCGAGAACTTACGAAATCAGACCGTCCTGAACTCACTGCCGCCAAAATCATTGTGTCTGGTGGTCGTGGTTTAGGCTCTGGTGAGAAGTATCAAGAAATTATTGCGCCCTTAGCTGACAAGCTCGGTGCAGCACTAGGCGCATCTCGCGCTGCAGTCGATGCAGGTTATGTTCCAAACGACTATCAAGTAGGTCAGACCGGCAAGATCGTTGCTCCGCAGTTGTATGTTGCCATTGGTATTTCTGGTGCGATTCAGCATTTAGCCGGCATGAAGGACTCTAAGGTGATCGTAGCGATTAATAAAGATCCCGAGGCACCAATCTTTAGTGTTGCTGATTATGGTTTGGTTGCAGATCTCAATACCGCCGTCCCGGAGTTAACTAACTTACTTGGCTAA
- a CDS encoding electron transfer flavoprotein subunit beta/FixA family protein: MKILVAVKRVVDYNVKIRVKLDNSGVDLANVKMSMNPFDEIAVEEAVRLKEAGVATEIVVVSAGPTQCQETLRTALAIGADRAILVETDTELQPLAVAKILKVLSEKEQAQIIILGKQAIDDDSNQTGQMLASLMDIPQATFASKVVVADGKASVTREVDGGLETISIALPAVITTDLRLNEPRYVTLPNIMKAKKKTLEIVKPEELGVDIAPRLKTLKVEEPPKRSAGVMVADVAALVDKLKNEAKVI, encoded by the coding sequence ATGAAAATCTTAGTGGCAGTAAAGCGGGTTGTTGATTACAACGTCAAAATTCGGGTGAAATTAGATAACTCTGGTGTTGATCTAGCAAACGTCAAAATGAGTATGAATCCATTTGATGAGATTGCGGTAGAAGAGGCGGTTCGCTTAAAAGAGGCTGGTGTTGCTACTGAGATAGTGGTGGTTTCTGCTGGCCCCACTCAATGTCAAGAAACCCTGCGTACTGCCTTAGCGATTGGCGCAGATCGTGCCATCTTGGTAGAGACCGATACTGAATTACAGCCTTTAGCCGTTGCAAAAATTCTTAAAGTGCTTTCTGAAAAAGAACAGGCTCAGATCATCATCTTGGGTAAACAGGCGATTGATGATGATAGTAATCAGACGGGTCAGATGTTAGCTAGCTTGATGGATATCCCACAGGCAACTTTTGCTTCTAAAGTAGTCGTTGCTGACGGTAAAGCGAGTGTGACTCGTGAGGTAGATGGCGGCTTGGAAACAATTTCGATTGCGCTGCCTGCAGTCATTACTACTGACTTGCGTTTGAATGAGCCACGTTATGTGACTTTGCCAAACATTATGAAAGCCAAAAAGAAAACTTTAGAAATCGTGAAGCCTGAAGAGCTGGGTGTTGATATTGCTCCACGCCTCAAAACTCTTAAAGTAGAGGAGCCGCCAAAGCGCTCTGCTGGTGTGATGGTGGCTGATGTTGCAGCTTTGGTAGATAAACTTAAAAATGAAGCGAAGGTGATTTAA
- a CDS encoding acyl-CoA synthetase, whose amino-acid sequence MANIFEQGLERNSANFTPITPLLFLERSAEVYPNRLAVIHGKLRQTWAQTYERCRRLASALQKQGIGLGDTVAVMLPNTPPMVEAHFGIPMSGAVLNALNTRLDPESIAFMLNHGEAKVVIVDPEFSGVMKKALEIAKKESGRQFLVIDVEETEFDIPGEKLGKLTYEKFLSEGDPQFAWQVPADEWQAICLNYTSGTTGNPKGVVYHHRGAAINAISNILDWDISKHPTYLWTLPMFHCNGWCFPWTVAARAGINVCLRRVDAQHIFAAIKDHGVTHYCAAPIMHNLLVNAPDELKEGVPVGVKGLIAGAAPPASIIEGMEKLGFDLTHVYGLTETYGPAAVCVKQDEWNDLEIGERARLNARQGVRYHLQQAIAVLDPVTLEPVPADGETMGEIMFKGNIAMKGYLKNEKASKEAFEGGWFHSGDLAVMNPDGYVKMKDRSKDIIISGGENISSVEVEDVLYRHPAVMAAAVVAKPDTKWGETPCAFLEIKPGIEVTPAEIIAHCKQHLAGFKVPRAIVFCELPKTSTGKIQKFELRKQAGSASAIDV is encoded by the coding sequence ATGGCTAATATTTTTGAGCAGGGTTTAGAGCGTAATTCTGCAAACTTCACTCCGATTACTCCATTATTGTTTCTGGAGCGATCCGCCGAAGTTTACCCAAATCGCTTGGCGGTGATTCACGGCAAGCTACGTCAGACTTGGGCTCAGACTTATGAGCGTTGCCGTCGCTTAGCAAGTGCCTTGCAAAAACAGGGTATTGGCCTGGGTGATACGGTTGCTGTGATGTTGCCCAATACGCCGCCCATGGTTGAGGCGCACTTTGGAATTCCAATGTCGGGTGCGGTATTAAATGCTTTAAATACCCGCCTTGATCCCGAGTCAATTGCTTTTATGCTCAATCATGGTGAAGCAAAAGTCGTGATCGTAGATCCTGAATTTTCGGGGGTGATGAAAAAAGCTCTTGAGATAGCCAAGAAAGAAAGCGGTCGTCAGTTTCTGGTGATTGATGTCGAGGAAACAGAGTTTGATATTCCTGGTGAAAAGCTCGGCAAGCTCACTTATGAAAAGTTCTTGTCTGAAGGTGATCCTCAATTCGCTTGGCAGGTCCCTGCAGATGAATGGCAAGCCATTTGTTTGAACTACACCTCAGGCACTACTGGTAATCCAAAGGGGGTGGTGTATCACCATCGCGGCGCAGCGATCAATGCGATCTCGAATATTTTAGACTGGGATATCAGCAAGCACCCCACCTATCTCTGGACGCTCCCGATGTTCCATTGCAATGGCTGGTGCTTTCCGTGGACGGTGGCGGCACGTGCCGGCATTAATGTTTGCCTACGTCGCGTGGATGCACAACATATATTTGCCGCCATTAAAGATCACGGCGTTACCCATTACTGCGCTGCTCCAATTATGCATAACCTATTAGTTAATGCCCCTGATGAATTAAAAGAAGGAGTACCTGTAGGTGTAAAAGGCTTAATCGCAGGCGCTGCACCTCCTGCATCCATTATTGAGGGGATGGAAAAGCTGGGCTTTGATCTTACGCATGTCTATGGATTAACAGAGACCTATGGACCAGCAGCGGTGTGTGTCAAACAGGATGAATGGAATGATCTTGAGATTGGTGAGAGGGCTCGCCTCAATGCGCGGCAAGGTGTTCGATATCACCTGCAGCAGGCGATTGCCGTTCTTGATCCCGTAACCCTCGAGCCCGTTCCTGCTGATGGCGAGACGATGGGCGAGATTATGTTCAAGGGCAACATTGCCATGAAGGGTTATCTCAAAAATGAGAAGGCAAGCAAAGAGGCTTTTGAGGGCGGCTGGTTTCATTCTGGCGACTTAGCGGTAATGAACCCCGACGGCTATGTGAAGATGAAAGACCGTAGCAAAGACATCATCATCTCTGGTGGTGAAAATATCTCCTCTGTGGAAGTTGAAGATGTTCTTTATCGCCACCCAGCCGTCATGGCTGCTGCAGTAGTTGCCAAGCCAGACACTAAGTGGGGAGAGACGCCTTGTGCCTTCCTGGAAATTAAGCCGGGAATAGAAGTTACGCCTGCTGAGATCATTGCGCATTGCAAGCAGCATCTAGCTGGCTTTAAGGTGCCAAGAGCCATTGTGTTCTGTGAGCTACCAAAGACTTCTACTGGCAAGATTCAGAAGTTTGAACTTCGCAAGCAGGCGGGCTCGGCTTCAGCAATCGACGTCTAA
- a CDS encoding histone deacetylase family protein — protein MTTGYITHPDFLKHEMGSHHPECPERIQAINDQLIRSGIDRLLQHLDAPLATEEQLELVHSPDHIAFVKERSPASGYFMLDGDTIMNPHTWSAALRAAGAAIAGVDAVMKGEVENVFCAVRPPGHHAEPTRSMGFCVFDNVAVAARYAMETYGIERVAIIDFDVHHGNGTEAAFFNDPNVLMCSFFQHPFYPYSGLDRASNMVNVPLPASTRGDVVRSIVEEQWLPRLRDFEPELIIISAGFDAHREDDLGQMGLVEDDYAWITRQLKGVASQYAQGRIVSCLEGGYNLSALGRSVVAHVKALADI, from the coding sequence ATGACAACAGGATACATAACTCACCCCGATTTTCTAAAACATGAGATGGGTAGCCATCATCCTGAGTGCCCGGAGCGTATTCAGGCAATCAATGATCAATTAATTCGAAGTGGCATTGATCGCTTGCTGCAGCACCTCGACGCCCCTTTGGCAACTGAAGAGCAGCTAGAGTTAGTTCATAGCCCAGATCATATTGCCTTCGTTAAAGAGCGCTCACCAGCGAGCGGTTACTTTATGCTCGATGGCGACACCATTATGAACCCCCATACTTGGAGTGCTGCGCTACGTGCGGCCGGCGCTGCTATTGCGGGTGTTGATGCGGTAATGAAGGGTGAAGTGGAAAACGTATTTTGCGCAGTTCGACCTCCAGGTCACCATGCAGAGCCAACCCGCTCAATGGGATTCTGTGTTTTTGATAACGTTGCCGTAGCAGCGCGATATGCGATGGAGACATACGGCATTGAGCGCGTGGCCATTATTGATTTTGATGTTCACCACGGCAACGGTACTGAAGCCGCATTTTTTAATGACCCTAATGTACTTATGTGCAGTTTCTTTCAGCATCCGTTTTATCCATACAGCGGCTTAGATAGAGCAAGCAATATGGTGAATGTACCGCTTCCAGCATCTACGCGTGGTGATGTGGTGCGCTCCATAGTAGAAGAGCAATGGTTACCGCGTCTACGAGATTTTGAACCTGAACTCATCATTATTTCTGCGGGCTTTGATGCTCATCGTGAAGATGACTTGGGTCAGATGGGTTTGGTAGAAGATGACTACGCTTGGATTACTAGGCAGTTAAAAGGCGTTGCAAGCCAATACGCTCAGGGCCGTATCGTCAGCTGCCTAGAGGGGGGTTACAACCTTTCTGCTTTAGGTCGTAGCGTAGTAGCGCATGTCAAAGCGCTTGCTGATATTTAA
- a CDS encoding lytic murein transglycosylase, whose protein sequence is MNFRVSYLASIPLIVLLLAACSSTPIQQASPKETIVNQSEDVATEARFSQNLNELITQIAQTQGIPQTTLASGFLDTKTIPSIRKLVLPPSGSFKKNWVAYRKRFIEPVRLKAGKAFWEQNQAFLSKVEQESGVPAEVIVSIIGIETIYGRQTGNFRVKDVLSTLAFSYPDTPNKASREQLFKDQLQELVLMCWTESGGSLPANNSNQGLSTSRFNNCLNQNSSYAGAIGLPQFMPGSIRNFAVDGDGDGHIDLKQSPKDAIASVGNFMKKHSWQPGMPIYFPVQEAAISEARALADGEPQLKYTVQELITKGILTNEQGDLQSGGVEPQSKALIVDLPYPDKDGNDQVRYVVGLNNLLTIVQYNRSYFYAQSVAEFAEALGYKNQSVVPVSTPKAKPETKASESAKSKPKKTANKKKPKQT, encoded by the coding sequence ATGAATTTTCGCGTCTCCTACCTTGCTTCAATACCATTAATAGTGCTACTACTTGCTGCCTGTTCCAGCACCCCTATTCAGCAGGCTAGTCCTAAAGAGACTATCGTAAACCAGTCTGAGGATGTTGCGACAGAAGCCCGTTTTAGCCAAAACCTTAATGAGCTAATTACTCAAATTGCCCAAACCCAGGGAATCCCACAGACAACTCTTGCATCAGGCTTCCTAGATACCAAAACGATCCCCTCCATTCGTAAATTGGTGCTACCCCCATCAGGCAGCTTTAAAAAGAATTGGGTGGCCTATCGCAAGCGCTTTATTGAGCCAGTTCGTCTGAAGGCTGGTAAGGCTTTTTGGGAGCAAAACCAAGCATTCCTCAGTAAAGTTGAGCAAGAATCGGGAGTTCCAGCTGAAGTCATTGTCTCCATTATTGGTATTGAAACCATCTATGGCCGTCAAACCGGCAATTTTCGAGTCAAGGATGTACTTTCTACCTTAGCTTTCAGCTATCCCGATACCCCCAATAAAGCGAGCAGAGAACAACTCTTTAAAGACCAACTTCAAGAACTTGTCCTTATGTGCTGGACTGAGAGCGGTGGCAGCTTGCCAGCCAATAATAGTAATCAAGGCTTGAGTACATCTCGCTTTAATAATTGCCTTAATCAAAATAGCTCTTATGCAGGTGCCATTGGCTTGCCACAATTTATGCCTGGCAGCATCCGTAACTTTGCAGTGGATGGCGATGGTGATGGTCACATTGACCTTAAGCAAAGCCCTAAAGATGCTATCGCTAGTGTGGGTAATTTCATGAAAAAACATAGTTGGCAGCCTGGTATGCCGATTTACTTCCCAGTACAGGAAGCGGCGATCAGCGAAGCAAGAGCCCTAGCTGATGGTGAGCCTCAACTCAAATACACCGTTCAAGAACTCATCACAAAAGGCATCCTCACCAATGAGCAAGGTGACCTTCAGTCTGGTGGCGTTGAACCACAAAGTAAGGCTCTCATTGTTGATCTTCCTTATCCCGATAAAGATGGTAACGATCAAGTACGCTATGTCGTTGGCTTAAATAACCTTCTAACGATTGTGCAATACAACCGCAGTTACTTTTACGCACAAAGTGTTGCAGAGTTTGCAGAAGCCCTAGGCTACAAGAACCAAAGCGTAGTACCGGTCAGCACACCTAAGGCAAAGCCCGAAACAAAAGCGAGCGAATCAGCCAAATCTAAACCTAAGAAAACTGCCAATAAGAAAAAGCCAAAGCAGACTTAA
- the cysM gene encoding cysteine synthase CysM has protein sequence MNTPSYLTISQTVGNTPLVRLQRIPGAENDSKNNLILGKLEGNNPAGSVKDRPALSMILRAQERGEIKPGDTLIEATSGNTGIALAMTAAMLGYKMVLVMPENQSIERRQSMAAYGAELILTAASGGMEFARDYSSQLQKEGRGRLLDQFANPDNPRAHIETTGPEIWRDTDGQVTHFVSSMGTTGTITGVSTYLKAMNPNIQIIGAQPEEGSQIPGIRKWAPEYLPKIYQGDRVDRIEYVSQADAEEMARRLAAQEGIFCGISAGGALVVALRIARQVENATIVFIVCDRGDRYLSTGVFPA, from the coding sequence ATGAACACACCCTCTTACTTAACTATTTCACAGACCGTGGGCAATACGCCCCTGGTTCGTTTGCAACGTATTCCGGGCGCTGAAAACGATTCCAAAAATAATCTGATCTTAGGAAAGTTAGAGGGTAATAATCCAGCGGGGTCGGTAAAAGACCGACCTGCGCTGTCGATGATCCTGCGCGCACAAGAGCGTGGAGAAATTAAACCTGGCGACACCCTGATTGAAGCTACCAGCGGTAACACTGGCATTGCTTTGGCAATGACTGCCGCAATGTTGGGCTACAAGATGGTCTTGGTAATGCCTGAAAACCAAAGCATTGAACGTCGACAAAGTATGGCGGCCTATGGAGCAGAACTTATTCTGACAGCAGCTTCTGGTGGCATGGAATTTGCTCGTGACTATTCATCACAATTGCAGAAGGAAGGTCGTGGCAGATTATTGGATCAATTTGCAAACCCAGATAATCCACGCGCTCACATCGAGACGACTGGCCCAGAAATCTGGCGCGATACCGATGGCCAGGTGACACACTTTGTCTCATCGATGGGTACTACTGGAACCATTACCGGAGTCTCTACTTACCTTAAAGCCATGAACCCCAATATTCAGATTATTGGCGCTCAACCGGAAGAGGGTTCGCAGATTCCAGGTATTCGTAAATGGGCTCCAGAGTACCTGCCTAAGATTTACCAAGGCGATAGGGTTGATCGCATAGAGTATGTAAGCCAAGCAGATGCTGAAGAAATGGCGCGTCGCCTTGCGGCCCAAGAGGGCATCTTCTGCGGCATTTCTGCTGGCGGTGCTTTAGTGGTTGCCTTGCGAATCGCTCGCCAGGTTGAAAACGCCACGATTGTCTTTATCGTTTGCGATCGTGGTGATCGCTATTTATCTACTGGGGTTTTTCCAGCATAA
- a CDS encoding ComEA family DNA-binding protein codes for MNQLLKSLVFSVFVAVSGLAAASPINVNTATQSELESIKGIGPSKAKTIIAERLDGGHFQDANDLQKRVRGIGMKSVEKMVDNGLTIEAPSSFREPHGRTNKEGSKASRRGSRGQSGARHHSDRAEPSRRN; via the coding sequence ATGAATCAATTATTAAAGTCTTTAGTATTTTCAGTGTTTGTAGCTGTCTCAGGTTTAGCTGCCGCCTCACCAATCAATGTCAATACTGCAACCCAGTCTGAATTAGAAAGTATCAAAGGAATTGGGCCATCTAAGGCAAAAACAATCATTGCTGAGCGTTTAGATGGTGGGCATTTTCAGGATGCCAATGACCTCCAAAAACGGGTTCGTGGTATCGGTATGAAATCCGTAGAAAAGATGGTGGATAACGGCTTAACTATTGAGGCGCCAAGTTCTTTTCGTGAACCGCATGGCCGCACCAATAAAGAGGGCTCCAAGGCTAGCAGACGTGGCTCACGCGGTCAAAGTGGTGCGCGCCATCATTCGGATCGTGCGGAACCAAGTCGCCGAAATTAA
- the rfaD gene encoding ADP-glyceromanno-heptose 6-epimerase, with product MTIIVTGAAGFIGANIVQALNARGEKNIIAVDDLRPADKYRNLADLDIIDYLDKDEFLEAFRSGRFGKVRAVFHEGACSDTMETDGIFMMANNFRYTMDLLDICTEQKVQLLYASSAATYGGSDVFVESREHEKPLNIYGYSKFLFDQVMRKRFAEKANTAQVVGFRYFNVYGPRESHKGRMASVAFHQYHQYKANGKVKLFGEYGGYGAGEQSRDFVSVEDVVKVNLHFLDHPEISGIFNLGSGRAQPFNDVAHAVANAMRKIDNANPASLEELVKEKAIEYIPFPDALKGKYQCFTQADLTKLRAAGYSEPFLNVEQGVSRYIAWLSANADFLASPL from the coding sequence ATGACGATTATCGTGACCGGCGCAGCTGGGTTTATTGGTGCCAATATTGTTCAGGCGCTCAATGCCCGTGGCGAGAAAAATATTATTGCGGTCGATGATTTACGCCCGGCCGATAAATATCGCAATCTAGCAGATCTAGACATCATTGATTACCTCGATAAAGACGAGTTTCTGGAAGCATTTAGAAGTGGTCGCTTTGGTAAGGTGAGAGCAGTCTTTCATGAAGGCGCTTGCTCCGATACGATGGAGACGGATGGCATCTTCATGATGGCAAATAATTTCCGTTACACCATGGATTTACTCGATATCTGCACAGAGCAAAAAGTGCAATTACTCTATGCCTCTTCAGCAGCAACCTATGGTGGTTCTGATGTGTTTGTAGAGAGTCGTGAGCATGAGAAGCCGTTGAACATCTATGGCTACTCCAAGTTCCTATTCGATCAAGTGATGCGCAAGCGCTTTGCTGAAAAAGCCAACACTGCACAAGTGGTTGGTTTCCGCTACTTCAATGTCTATGGACCACGTGAATCACACAAAGGTCGTATGGCTTCAGTGGCATTCCACCAGTATCACCAGTACAAAGCCAACGGCAAAGTTAAGCTGTTTGGTGAGTATGGAGGCTATGGCGCAGGGGAACAAAGCCGCGACTTTGTATCAGTAGAAGACGTAGTGAAAGTGAATTTGCACTTCTTGGATCATCCAGAAATTAGCGGGATCTTCAATCTTGGTAGTGGCCGCGCGCAACCATTTAATGATGTGGCTCATGCGGTAGCCAATGCCATGCGTAAAATTGATAATGCCAATCCTGCGAGCCTAGAAGAGTTGGTTAAAGAAAAAGCGATTGAGTACATCCCATTCCCAGATGCGCTTAAAGGTAAGTACCAGTGCTTCACGCAAGCAGATTTAACTAAGCTGCGTGCTGCTGGCTACTCAGAGCCCTTCCTCAATGTAGAGCAGGGTGTCAGTCGTTATATTGCCTGGCTATCAGCCAATGCAGATTTTTTGGCAAGCCCTCTCTAG
- the rfaE1 gene encoding D-glycero-beta-D-manno-heptose-7-phosphate kinase — MEKANREQFSKARLLVVGDVMLDRYWFGDTNRISPEAPVPVVQVGKIDERLGGAANVARNVAALGAVTTILGVIGDDEAGRRVTDLLKSSGVNSQLEIDSKVPTTVKLRVIARQQQLIRLDFEEAPSEAALAHKLERYEKLVGDADVVILSDYGKGALGQVTLMIEQARAQKKTILVDPKGDDYAKYRGATVLTPNRSELRQVVGQWTSEEDLTKRAQDLRKSLNLEALLLTRSEEGMSLFTDAGVSHVKAQAREVFDVSGAGDTVIGTLAVALAAGWPLERAMALANRAGGIVVGKLGTATVTSEELQ, encoded by the coding sequence GTGGAAAAAGCTAACCGAGAACAATTTTCTAAAGCCCGCTTATTGGTAGTGGGTGATGTCATGCTTGATCGCTACTGGTTTGGTGATACGAATCGGATCTCTCCTGAGGCGCCAGTACCAGTTGTTCAGGTAGGCAAGATCGATGAGCGCTTAGGTGGCGCTGCTAACGTAGCTCGTAACGTAGCCGCTCTTGGTGCTGTGACCACGATTTTGGGTGTGATTGGTGATGATGAGGCAGGGAGACGCGTTACAGATCTCCTAAAATCCAGTGGTGTGAATAGCCAATTAGAGATTGATAGCAAAGTGCCGACCACTGTGAAGTTGCGCGTCATTGCAAGACAGCAGCAACTGATTCGTTTGGATTTCGAAGAGGCTCCAAGTGAGGCAGCTTTGGCTCACAAACTCGAGCGCTATGAGAAGCTGGTTGGTGATGCTGATGTCGTGATTTTGTCTGACTACGGCAAGGGTGCATTAGGTCAAGTAACTTTGATGATTGAGCAGGCTCGTGCTCAGAAGAAGACAATTTTGGTTGACCCTAAGGGTGACGACTACGCTAAATATCGTGGCGCTACTGTACTCACTCCAAATCGTAGTGAATTGCGTCAAGTAGTTGGCCAATGGACTAGTGAAGAGGATCTCACCAAGAGAGCCCAAGATCTCAGAAAGTCATTAAACCTCGAGGCGCTTCTTCTCACTCGCTCCGAAGAGGGTATGAGTTTGTTTACCGATGCTGGTGTGAGTCATGTGAAAGCGCAGGCACGCGAAGTGTTTGATGTATCAGGTGCGGGCGATACCGTTATCGGTACACTAGCAGTCGCATTAGCAGCTGGCTGGCCACTAGAAAGAGCGATGGCTTTGGCTAATCGAGCTGGTGGTATTGTGGTTGGTAAGTTGGGTACTGCCACTGTTACTTCTGAGGAATTACAATGA